In one window of Sporichthya brevicatena DNA:
- the paaC gene encoding 1,2-phenylacetyl-CoA epoxidase subunit PaaC, translating into MTTPNAVAAYALALGDDALILGQRLLEWITNAPELEEEVALANISLDLLGQARALLTYAGSFDGRDEDALAYRRAPEQFRCVHLVERPNGDFGATVARQLLFSSYQYELYDALSRSSDPTLAGVAGKAVKEVAYHRDHATMWTLRLGDGTGESHRRMQAGLEAMWPFADELFAPDPATAGLVGLGAAVDPSSLRPAWSKYVEAVLAEATLTVPQVEPAAGGGRGGVRTPEFTALIEEMTSLHRAHPGATW; encoded by the coding sequence GTGACGACGCCGAACGCCGTCGCGGCCTACGCCCTCGCCCTCGGGGACGACGCGCTGATCCTCGGGCAGCGTCTGCTCGAGTGGATCACCAACGCCCCGGAGCTCGAGGAGGAGGTCGCGCTCGCGAACATCTCCCTCGACCTCCTCGGCCAGGCCCGCGCGCTGCTCACCTACGCCGGCTCGTTCGACGGCCGGGACGAGGACGCCCTGGCCTACCGGCGCGCCCCGGAGCAGTTCCGCTGCGTCCACCTCGTCGAGCGGCCCAACGGTGACTTCGGCGCGACCGTCGCGCGTCAGCTGCTGTTCTCGTCCTACCAGTACGAGCTCTACGACGCGTTGTCCCGCAGCTCGGACCCGACGCTCGCCGGCGTCGCGGGCAAGGCCGTCAAGGAGGTCGCGTACCACCGCGACCACGCGACGATGTGGACGCTGCGCCTCGGGGACGGCACGGGGGAGTCGCACCGGCGCATGCAGGCCGGGCTGGAGGCCATGTGGCCGTTCGCGGACGAGCTGTTCGCGCCGGACCCGGCCACGGCCGGTCTGGTCGGGCTCGGGGCGGCGGTCGATCCGTCGTCCCTGCGGCCCGCGTGGTCGAAGTACGTCGAGGCCGTCCTGGCCGAGGCCACGCTGACGGTGCCTCAGGTCGAGCCGGCGGCCGGCGGTGGCCGTGGCGGCGTCCGGACCCCGGAGTTCACCGCCCTGATCGAGGAGATGACCTCGCTCCACCGCGCCCACCCGGGGGCGACATGGTGA
- the paaD gene encoding 1,2-phenylacetyl-CoA epoxidase subunit PaaD codes for MVTARGDVRSTESAIRTAVAGVLDPELPLITIADLGILRDVEVDGTTTVVTITPTYSGCPAMEAIANEVRAAATAAGATEVEVRTVLAPAWTTDWITETGRTTLAAHGIAPPAPRRGDGPVALQLSVRCPQCGSLDTRELSRFSGTACKALHACNECKEPFERMKAH; via the coding sequence ATGGTGACCGCACGTGGAGACGTCCGCTCCACCGAGAGCGCGATCCGCACGGCCGTCGCCGGGGTCCTCGACCCCGAGCTGCCGCTGATCACGATCGCGGACCTCGGCATCCTGCGCGACGTCGAGGTGGACGGCACGACCACCGTCGTCACCATCACCCCGACCTACTCCGGCTGCCCCGCGATGGAGGCGATCGCGAACGAGGTCCGCGCGGCCGCGACCGCCGCGGGCGCGACCGAGGTCGAGGTCCGCACGGTGCTCGCCCCGGCCTGGACCACCGACTGGATCACCGAGACCGGACGCACGACGCTCGCCGCGCACGGCATCGCGCCGCCGGCCCCGCGCCGCGGCGACGGTCCGGTCGCCCTGCAGTTGTCCGTCCGCTGCCCGCAGTGCGGGTCGCTCGACACCCGCGAGCTCTCCCGGTTCTCCGGGACGGCCTGCAAGGCCCTGCACGCCTGCAACGAGTGCAAGGAGCCCTTCGAGCGAATGAAGGCGCACTGA
- a CDS encoding MaoC/PaaZ C-terminal domain-containing protein, with the protein MTTEISDRIHADDLTPGQEIPFGSYTLTEEAILDYARQWDPLPMHTDPEWAANGPYGGVIASGLQTIAVYQRLIVDALWSNAMGKAGRGFDLKFLGPVRPGTTLTGAAKVVAIAPRPDRGDALVELLSHLVDDAGTTVLELRADVIMNLRGAPVP; encoded by the coding sequence ATGACCACCGAGATCTCCGACCGCATCCACGCCGACGACCTGACGCCGGGGCAGGAAATCCCGTTCGGGTCGTACACGCTGACCGAGGAGGCGATCCTCGACTACGCGCGACAGTGGGACCCGCTGCCGATGCACACCGACCCCGAGTGGGCGGCGAACGGCCCGTACGGCGGGGTCATCGCGAGCGGGCTGCAGACGATCGCGGTCTACCAGCGGCTGATCGTCGACGCCCTGTGGTCGAACGCGATGGGCAAGGCCGGGCGCGGGTTCGACCTGAAGTTCCTCGGGCCCGTCCGGCCCGGGACGACGCTGACCGGCGCCGCGAAGGTGGTCGCGATCGCGCCCCGGCCCGACCGCGGGGACGCGCTCGTCGAGCTGCTCTCCCACCTCGTCGACGACGCCGGCACCACCGTGCTGGAGCTGCGCGCCGACGTCATCATGAACCTGCGCGGCGCCCCGGTTCCCTAG
- the paaB gene encoding 1,2-phenylacetyl-CoA epoxidase subunit PaaB, whose translation MSSDWPLWEVFVRPRRGLGHAHVGSLHAPDAKLALRNARDLYTRRQEGVSIWVVPADAITASSPEEKDAFFDPAGDKVYRHPTFYTLPPEVDHL comes from the coding sequence GTGAGCTCGGACTGGCCCCTCTGGGAGGTCTTCGTGCGGCCCCGGCGCGGGCTCGGGCACGCGCACGTCGGCAGCCTGCACGCGCCCGACGCAAAACTGGCGCTGCGGAACGCGCGCGACCTTTACACCCGCCGGCAGGAGGGCGTCTCGATCTGGGTCGTCCCGGCCGACGCGATCACCGCGTCGAGCCCGGAGGAGAAGGACGCGTTCTTCGACCCCGCCGGCGACAAGGTCTACCGGCACCCGACCTTCTACACCCTGCCGCCCGAGGTGGATCACCTGTGA
- the paaA gene encoding 1,2-phenylacetyl-CoA epoxidase subunit PaaA, whose amino-acid sequence MEQQAHFEAVLAADERIEPRDWMPEKYRATLIRQIAQHAHSEIIGMQPEGAWLTRAPSLRRKAILLAKVQDEAGHGMYLYSAAETLGVDRADLLDRLHTGTQKYSTIFNYPTLTWADVGVIGWLVDGAAIVNQVPLCRCSYGPYARAMIRICKEESFHQRQGFEMLLALRDGTDAQREMLQDAVNRWWWPSLMMFGPPDAASTNSAQSMAWRIKRHSNDELRQRFVDMTAPQADVLGVKLPDEKLRWNAERNSYDFGEIDWDEFARVVKGDGPCNAERIERRVAAHTEGAWVREAALAYAKKQAAKVDAA is encoded by the coding sequence ATGGAGCAGCAGGCGCACTTCGAGGCGGTCCTGGCGGCGGACGAGCGGATCGAGCCCCGGGACTGGATGCCCGAGAAGTACCGAGCGACGCTGATCCGCCAGATCGCGCAGCATGCGCACTCGGAGATCATCGGTATGCAGCCCGAGGGAGCGTGGCTGACCCGGGCCCCGTCGCTGCGGCGCAAGGCGATCCTGCTCGCGAAGGTGCAGGACGAGGCCGGCCACGGGATGTACCTGTACTCCGCCGCGGAGACGCTCGGCGTCGACCGCGCGGACCTGCTCGACCGGCTCCACACCGGGACGCAGAAGTACTCGACGATCTTCAACTACCCGACGCTCACCTGGGCCGACGTCGGCGTCATCGGCTGGCTGGTCGACGGCGCGGCGATCGTGAACCAGGTCCCGCTGTGCCGCTGCTCGTACGGGCCGTACGCCCGGGCGATGATCCGCATCTGCAAGGAGGAGTCCTTCCACCAGCGCCAGGGCTTCGAGATGCTGCTCGCGCTGCGGGACGGCACCGACGCCCAGCGCGAGATGCTCCAGGACGCCGTCAACCGCTGGTGGTGGCCGTCGCTGATGATGTTCGGCCCGCCGGACGCGGCGTCGACCAACTCCGCGCAGTCGATGGCGTGGCGGATCAAGCGTCACTCCAACGACGAGCTCCGGCAGCGCTTCGTCGACATGACGGCCCCTCAGGCGGACGTGCTCGGCGTCAAGCTGCCCGACGAGAAGCTGCGCTGGAACGCCGAGCGGAACAGCTACGACTTCGGCGAGATCGACTGGGACGAGTTCGCCCGTGTCGTGAAGGGCGACGGGCCGTGCAACGCCGAGCGCATCGAGCGCCGCGTCGCCGCGCACACCGAGGGGGCGTGGGTCCGCGAGGCCGCGCTCGCCTACGCGAAGAAGCAGGCCGCGAAGGTGGACGCCGCGTGA